In Candidatus Omnitrophota bacterium, the DNA window AGCTTCGCATCGAATGGGCGAATGAGTATATGAACGTCCTCACCCTTATAAGAAAGCACTTCTCGAAAGAGAAACCGCTCAAGGGCCTTAAAGTCGCATGCTGCCTGCACGTCACCACCGAGACGGCAAACCTCGCGATCACGCTGAAGGCAGGAGGCGCTCAGGTTTACATATGCGCGTCGAACCCGCTGAGCACGCAGGACGACGTCGCGGCGTCGCTGGTCAAAGACTACGGCATACCGACCTTTGCCATCAAGGGCGAAGATAATAAGACTTATTACCGCCATATAGTGGACGCTATTTCGTGCGGCCCGAATATCACGATGGATGACGGCGCGGACGTAGTATCGCTGATACATAAGGAGAAGAAGCATCTGGTGGGCGATATCCTTGGAGGGACCGAGGAGACGACGACCGGCGTGATCCGGCTGCGCAGCCTGGAGAAACAGGGCCTCCTCTTATATCCCATCATAGCGGTTAACGACGCCGACACCAAACATCTCTTCGATAACCGTTACGGCACGGGGCAATCGACGATCGACGGAGTGATACGTGCCACCAATGTGCTCATTGCCGGAGCCAATGTTGTGGTGGTGGGCTACGGTTGGTGCGGCAGAGGCGTGGCAATGAGGGCCAGGGGTCTGGGAGCGAATGTCATCATCGCCGAAGTGGATCCCACAAAGGCGCTTGAGGCCGTAATGGACGGTTATAATGTGATGCCCATTAAGGATGCTTGCCGCAAGGCGGATGTATTCGTGACCGTGACCGGCGACATCCATATATTAAGGAAAGAGCACTTCGAAGCCATGAAGGACGGAGCCATAATCTCCAATTCCGGGCATTTCAACGTAGAGATAGATATACCGGCGCTCGCGAAGATGGCGACGAAAGTACGCAAGATCAGAGAATTCGTGGACGAATATACCTTAAAGGACGGGCGCAGGATCAATCTTCTGGGCGAAGGAAGGCTGATCAACCTGGCCGCGGCCGAGGGCCATCCGGCCAGCGTAATGGATATGAGCTTTGCCAACCAGGCGCTCTGCAGCGAGTATGTGGCCAAGAACTATAAGAAGCTCGCCAAAAAGGTATATAAGGTACCGGAATTTATCGATAAGAACATAGCGAAACTGAAACTGGCATCGCTCGGCGTCAGGATAGATACTCTTACGAAAGAACAGAGGAAGTATCTCGAGAGCTGGGAAGCTGGAACTTAAAAGACTGAAAGGAGCTGGCTTTAAGATGGGCAGAAAAGGGATTGATATAGACGCTCTGGCGCTTGATTTGATATTGAACGATAATACGGACGAGAAGAAGGCGATAGCCGATAAGATTAAGAGCATCGCGTATAAAAAAGGCATCTTCCTGGCGAGCATTAACGGGTTCTACATGGCCCGCGGAAGGGGAGAGACCGCTACCGATTTCACGGTGCCCGCGATGAACCTGAGGGTGCTTACCTATGATCTGGCCAGGGCCATATTCAGGTCCGCTAAGAAGATCACCGCCGGATGTTTTATATTCGAGATAGCGAAGTCTGAGATGGGATATACGAACCAGCCGCCGGTCGAGTATACGGCTGTTATACTTGCCGCCGCTATTAAGGAAGGATGGTCCGGGCCGGTATTCGTCCAGGGTGATCACTTCCAGATCAACGCTAAAAATTTCAAGCAGGACCCCGAGAAGGAACTCGGCAATATACAGACGATCATTCTGCAGGCCATCGAGGCCGGGTTCTACAATATAGATATAGACTCCTCCACGGTGGTGGATCTTGAGAAGAAAGATGTAAAGAAACAGCAGAGGGCGAACTACGAGTCATGCGCCAGGCTGACCAATTTCATCCGCCAGCACCAGCCGAGGGGTATCGAGGTGTCGGTGGGCGGCGAAATAGGCGAAGTCGGCGAGAAGAATTCTACCGTCGAGGATCTCGAGGCTTTCATGAGCGGATTTAACAAAAAACTCAGGAAAGGCCGCGTAGGGATCAGCAAGGTCAGCGTACAGACCGGGACATCTCACGGGGGCATCGTATTGCCTGACGGGACCATGGCCAAAGTGAAACTCGATTTCGAGACACTCAGGACCCTCTCGAAAGAAGCGCGCGAGAAGTATGGCATGTCGGGCGCGGTACAGCACGGAGCCTCGACTCTTCCATCGGACGCTTTCGGCAAGTTCCCCGAAGTCGGCACGGCTGAGGTGCATCTGGCAACCGAGTTTCAGAATATGGTATATGAGAACCAACACTTCCCGAAAGAGCTGAAAAGCAAGATGTATGAATGGATCAATAAGAACTTAGCCGGCGAGCGCAAGGCGGGCCAGACCGACGAACAGTTCATATACGGCGCGCGCAAGAAAGCTCTCGGGCCCTTCAAGAAAGAGATCATGGGTCTCCCGCAGGCGACCAGGGACGCGATAGCCAAAGATATAGAGGCGAGATTCGAATTCCTGTTCGAGAAGCTTAACGTGAAGAACACCAAAGACGCGGTATTGAAGCATACTGCCCTGAAGCGTGTTATACACAGGAAGCCTAAAGCGCACGGCGCGGTGGACATGAGCGGAGAAGGCGCGGATTAAAAAAAAGGGACAGGCATATTTTTACATAGTATGACTAGAATAAAAATATGCCTGTCCCTTTTTTTACGCCCGCTTACGGACCAGATATATTCCCCAGATACCGAATAGGACATTGCCCAGCCATGCGGCCGCTATAGGCGGAAGCAATCCGGCCTTGCCGAAGGCCAGAAATATCGCTATAGAAGCATAATATAGCAGGCCTATCGCTATACTCATACCTATTCCCATAAGCACCCCGCCTCTCGTATTTACGATGGCAAACGGCGCGCCTATCAGGATTATGATAAAGCTTATAAACGGAAAAGCGATCTTATAGTGGAGATCCACGAGAAGCCCTCTGATCAGCCTTGACCCGGCATTCTGGAAATTATCTATATAGCCTTTAAGCTCATTGTAACTCATATAATCGGCGCGCCATTCATTTGCGGCAAAGTCGCTCGGCCGTTCTTTAAGCTCCACGATCTTTTCATCGAAGAACTCGGGCGGTTTAAGTATCCTCCCGGAGTTGTCGATAGTGTAAAGTATCACCTTACTGAATTTCCAGCCGTCTTTTGTCCAGGCGCCTCTCTGGGCGGTGATCTTTGATGTCAGGTTCTCTTTGGTATCATGCTTATGTATTATTATGTCGGAGAGAGTCTTGTTTTCGGTGTCATAGTCACGGGCGAATATGATGCGGTTGCCGACGCCGTAGATCGCGATGTTCTTAAGTATCCTGGACTTACCTTCTTTAAATTTATGGCTCTCCAGCTCTTCGCGCCTGATGTAATTGGCGGTCTTGGAAAATATCGGGTTGATCTTGTCGCTTATGATAAATACGAAACTGCTTACCAGGAGGCCCAGTGCTAATAGCGGCGTGAGTATCCTCCACATGCATATTCCGCTCGATTTCATCGCGGTGATCTCGCTGTTCTTGTTGAGGTTAGACAGGAAATATACAGTGGAGAGAAGAGCGGCCATCGGCGCCACCTGCAAAAGTATCGTGGGAGTATAATAGAAGTAGAAAGCCGCGATTGAGGTGAAAGGTATCTTGAACTTGATTATTTCATCGATAAAAGAGAATATGTCGATTATTATGGCCATCACGACGAATAATATCATGCACCAGGAGAACGGCGCCAGGAACCCCTTAGCCATGTATTTGTCGATAAGTTTCATTTAAATACCTCTCGCCAGCGTAAGGCAGCGCACGGACTTAGCGCCGCGGTCAATAAGCGCGCGGCTCGCTTCATTCAGCGTGGCGCCTGTCGTCATCACATCGTCTATTATCAGCATATCGGCGCCTTCGACGGCTTCCGATTCAATATTCGGCTTAATTCTGAACACATTTTCGAGATTAACGAGCCTCTCTTCTCTCGAGAGTTCATTCTGGTTTTTTGTGACGCGCGTCTTCTCGAGGCAGCTTATTACCGGTATGCCCAGTTCTCTTCCTACGAGTTCGGCCAATAACTCGGACTGGTTAAAGGCGCGCGTGAGCGCTCTCTTCTTATGCAAAGGCACGAATGTGATGGCGCCTGCACCTTCTATGATCTCGGGAACGTCTTTGATGAAATCCAGCATTATCCCGGTGAATACTC includes these proteins:
- the ahcY gene encoding adenosylhomocysteinase — translated: MKYDIKNIKLAPKGKLRIEWANEYMNVLTLIRKHFSKEKPLKGLKVACCLHVTTETANLAITLKAGGAQVYICASNPLSTQDDVAASLVKDYGIPTFAIKGEDNKTYYRHIVDAISCGPNITMDDGADVVSLIHKEKKHLVGDILGGTEETTTGVIRLRSLEKQGLLLYPIIAVNDADTKHLFDNRYGTGQSTIDGVIRATNVLIAGANVVVVGYGWCGRGVAMRARGLGANVIIAEVDPTKALEAVMDGYNVMPIKDACRKADVFVTVTGDIHILRKEHFEAMKDGAIISNSGHFNVEIDIPALAKMATKVRKIREFVDEYTLKDGRRINLLGEGRLINLAAAEGHPASVMDMSFANQALCSEYVAKNYKKLAKKVYKVPEFIDKNIAKLKLASLGVRIDTLTKEQRKYLESWEAGT
- a CDS encoding class II fructose-bisphosphate aldolase, with amino-acid sequence MGRKGIDIDALALDLILNDNTDEKKAIADKIKSIAYKKGIFLASINGFYMARGRGETATDFTVPAMNLRVLTYDLARAIFRSAKKITAGCFIFEIAKSEMGYTNQPPVEYTAVILAAAIKEGWSGPVFVQGDHFQINAKNFKQDPEKELGNIQTIILQAIEAGFYNIDIDSSTVVDLEKKDVKKQQRANYESCARLTNFIRQHQPRGIEVSVGGEIGEVGEKNSTVEDLEAFMSGFNKKLRKGRVGISKVSVQTGTSHGGIVLPDGTMAKVKLDFETLRTLSKEAREKYGMSGAVQHGASTLPSDAFGKFPEVGTAEVHLATEFQNMVYENQHFPKELKSKMYEWINKNLAGERKAGQTDEQFIYGARKKALGPFKKEIMGLPQATRDAIAKDIEARFEFLFEKLNVKNTKDAVLKHTALKRVIHRKPKAHGAVDMSGEGAD
- a CDS encoding LptF/LptG family permease, which produces MKLIDKYMAKGFLAPFSWCMILFVVMAIIIDIFSFIDEIIKFKIPFTSIAAFYFYYTPTILLQVAPMAALLSTVYFLSNLNKNSEITAMKSSGICMWRILTPLLALGLLVSSFVFIISDKINPIFSKTANYIRREELESHKFKEGKSRILKNIAIYGVGNRIIFARDYDTENKTLSDIIIHKHDTKENLTSKITAQRGAWTKDGWKFSKVILYTIDNSGRILKPPEFFDEKIVELKERPSDFAANEWRADYMSYNELKGYIDNFQNAGSRLIRGLLVDLHYKIAFPFISFIIILIGAPFAIVNTRGGVLMGIGMSIAIGLLYYASIAIFLAFGKAGLLPPIAAAWLGNVLFGIWGIYLVRKRA
- a CDS encoding ComF family protein, which codes for MNRVAALAKSLINLVYPLHCASCGKHLESANEDGVCGFCLKQIKRNPLPYCASCGRSMQGPEDICQECRKMRPYFSAAYSACLYEGPLKELIHKFKYNNRRMLSGVFTGIMLDFIKDVPEIIEGAGAITFVPLHKKRALTRAFNQSELLAELVGRELGIPVISCLEKTRVTKNQNELSREERLVNLENVFRIKPNIESEAVEGADMLIIDDVMTTGATLNEASRALIDRGAKSVRCLTLARGI